The Buteo buteo chromosome Z, bButBut1.hap1.1, whole genome shotgun sequence region tattacaggtgaaagttattttcagaCTCTAAATAGACAGTGGAAATTCAGTATTTCGttctaaacaagaaaaatatactaTAGCAACAATGGATATTTTCAAGAGACACATACAATACGAAAATTATTGCTTTAGAAAGTActgatttaagaaaatgaattctattttgattttataaaaGCTCATAATTTTCTCAAAATTTAATGGTTAATTTATGTCCAAACCCAGTATTAGAATCACATTTCGGATATTAAGCTTTAATACAGTCTTCCTATTTTTCTATGAAGAATTTGCTCTGTGATCTTCTGATCTTCTCCAGGTCTTCATAAGTGAGCGGTCCTTTCGGCAATTGTAGCAAAGTGCTCTGTGTGTCCAATATGTTCTCTgcttcatcttaaaaaaaataaagaaattaaataaatttcctTACCTTTACtgtgagaaaggaaaggaagtaaaaaaaccccaaaactaaacaacaacccccaaacccctgaaACTGATTTCACTATTCTTGTTTGGGCCAGAACAACAAAATACCAGGTCACAGCTATGTATTTCACAAAGGAGCTGATGCCAATGTAGCATTAAAGTTGTCTTTAACGAATTTTGGACTGGTGGGATAACTGCATACAGAAGTGTTTGGTCTGAACTGAATATCTGCCTCAGGCTGCATTTGTTTGAAGGAACTTCCCCCAAAATAATCAACTGTGCTATTGTTGTTGCCATTTCTGTTAGCCCCTTTCTCTAAAAACTACACTGAGTTACAGTAATGTTTCATTTAGAGATTTATTATACATGTGCTTTGGAATGGAGGCATGAGATACAGCTAGGACTCAGCATCATCACATACTTTGTACCAACCCCATACTGTATTTTGCCAATTAGGAGTCTGAGAAGAGGGTAGATCAGGCATACACATAAAAGCATACATAAGCTTTAACAAGTAAATCCCCTGTACACAGTATCCTAGATGTGTCATATTTGGgcacaatttttcttcttgtctcaGGCCAAGGCTAAAAGATGTCAGGCTACAGGCAGAAAGCGGGTAGCACAGGACCTGAAGAAGGATTGGTCAAAGCATACTGCTCACAAAAAGATTTACTAAGACAGTTACCTAAACATGCAGTCTTAACCACATAGCAGGGAGAAGCTGTAGGGTGCAGAATGCTTTGGGTAACGCTGGAATGAAAACATCTAGGGCAGGGaatcaaaaaaacaaagataCAGATCGAACATCATACGTAAGTTGTGGTGGTCTGATTATGATATAAGAAAGGATGAAGATTAGGCAAagaatgtgtttgttttggctGATGCCATTGGGTACAATACCAACAATCTTGTTTACCTATGCCTTAGCTCCTAACTTGATGATCATTAGGGCAGTAATATGAAGCTGCATTTACGTGCAATAAACCTGAATGAATATTGTAATGCAGTTGAGATTATGGTCATTCTTTAAAACAGGTCTGAATGGCTGAAATCTCCACTGCAGTTTTGGTAGTATTACGGTGCTTGGGATCAACACACATCAGTAATATCCAACAGGATGACACTGGTTACCACTTCCAGTAACTGGTAATAACACAATGTCAGTCAGTTGCATATAGCATCTGATTATGGAATAGCAACAGATCTTAGGTGACAGATGTTATAGATATTCAAGTCTCTTTGCCTGTGACTCACATGCACTAGAGCAGATTGCTCAGTCACCATCCTTCTCTCATGGCTCAGGATACAAGGAGTGAGCTATCTAAATTTTGGAAAAGGTAGCTGGAGTTTCATCGCTTAGTGGAGAAGTTCTGTGCAGTTGGAGGCTGGCTATATaatccctcccctcctctcatCATTTGTCTGAAAAACACCAGCAATATGTATCTgaactgggaggaaaagcagaacagcaagGCCAAAAACTTAGACAGCAGATCCATGACTGATTCTAAGTGTCCTCAGCCATTCAGGAAAGATAGTGCACCTGAGGGCTGTTCTGTAACCCTGCCATGCCCACAAGATTCAGTTCTGATACATGGCCCTGGCACACTTATGGCTTTTCAACAGCACAAGCAGAACTCAAACCAGCTATTTACCACTATGTCCTcagtttttgctttaattaGCCCAACCTataaagcaggggaaaaaaatctccgATTTCAATGTGGGAGAGTAAGCAAGTAATGAGAAAATGTTTGGACAAGCAGGCTagagatagaagaaaaaattaactgtaaGCAAGATCAGAGACAAAATGCCTGGTGAAAGAGGAATAAAGAAACTTTCCAGGGATAAAAACTGATTCCAAAGAATGAGGGACAGCAAATGCAGGGCTGTTTGATCAAGGTGGTTCAGATACAAAGATGATTGTGCAGCACGGAAATAACTGCAGATTAGTGTTGGAGAGGGAATTGGCTGTTAGGCTGAAGACAGGCATACCTTGGAGGAAAGAGACCAGTTAAGGAGGGAACAATAAAGAGAGTGGTATATACATTCATCATTACACCACAGAGATGAAGCATGGCATGCACCAACAGAATACATGGGCAAGCAGAGAAGTGGTTGAGAAAGTAGTATGGGAGTGGACACACAGATCAGCTGAGTAATAAGAACAAGCATTGTGGCTGCAGGTCAACTGTGTCATAAAACACTCTCTTCAACTAACTAATTTTAACcgaaaataaaaattaactccTGAACCTGATTTCCACATAATTACAAAACTTCTTCTGATTTCCAGCCCAGATTCATTCAGGCTAGTCCACTTCCTTTTATTCTAGTGCTGATAATTAATAATTagtttaatttccttctcttaCTTTCCTTTATCCTATCCTGTAAGTAGGATCTGTAGACCCAAATCTCTCATGTCTTTTTACAAGGCTAAACAAACTaatcactttgttttctctcGCAAGGCAGCTTGGCATTCCCTAATAATTTTAACTCTTAAGTAACTCTAGATTCCTTATACAGAAGTGATCCAGATTACGTATAAATTTCCAAGGAAGGTATTACTGTTTTCCTGCATCAGTAACTTCCTATCTGTACTAAGGTTGTCAAAtatccatccttggagacactCAAAAGCCATCTTGACATTTTTCTGGGTAATTGGCTCTAGGCGATCCTGCTTGAGCAGCGGGGGTGGACCAGAAAAcctctagaggtcccttccaacctccaccATGCTGTGATACTAGGAAACCTCAACTGAAGTTTCCAGATATCACTTGACTCTCATAATTTCATCACACTACTGGACCATACTCATTCTGTGACCACCTAATACATTcaggtttttccctttttctatcATTTCCAGCTGGGGAGTTCTGATGGTAGAAATCCCTATTAGCATCTAGCTTCTCACTGAACTCCTTATCAAATTGAATCCTATTTTATTATCTCAGTTCTTCAGGTCATCAGTTCTTGTACTAcagtttatttcttctctgttgaTGACACCAATCAAGTTTGTCATAGATTTGATTAGTATAACCTACTCgtaatttcaaatacaaaccaAAAGCCAGTCCAGACCAAAGCTTGAGGAATATTGCTAACAATGCTGCTAAAGCCTAGCTTTCCTCTTTAAGCACAAACCTTCGACGTCTTCTCTTTACTCCTATGCTTACTTGTCTACTAATTTCCATGTCCTTCATGCTAACTTAATCTTCATGTGATACCACACTAAATGCTTTCATGAGTTTATAGTAGATCTACcacatttcttttggaaaagagaaattattttcctggaaaatacaGAGTTAGTTTGgcatatttcattttatcttaTTGTCCATTTGGCTCCATAgcttcttttctccaaaaccTTTTCACAAGCCTTGCATGCTGCTGAAGTTGCCCTAGTGGATCTGAAGTTATGACGACTTTTCCTGTTTGGAAAGCAATAGGATACCACATTGCCCCTCTTCAACCTATACAGGACCACAGGGGCGTCAGTAAACACATTACATACTCTTGCCATGTGGTTTGCATTATAATATGCCCACTCTTTCAAAATTCTGGAATGAGAAGAcctcatttcttaaaaaaaagttattaacaAATCCTAAATTCCAAGCGTTCCTTCTGCATTGTCCTTTTCAAAACTATGATGTCCAAGAGCCACCCAGTTTTTCTCCCTGTGCTTAACTGCCTCTTCCTATTAAAATCCCAAGAAATGTATTTAGCACGGTTTAGGAAGTGTTTGCAGATATACATTGCTGCATCACCAAAATATATTTGCACCTGTATGCAGCAGAAAATATCTCAGAGTTTGTctaattaatatattattattttcaatgaAGTACACAGAGTTAGGAAACCTAGCTCTTAGATCTGGAGGCTAAGACTAAGCActgaaacaaatttttattttgtttcagtatgTTTGTGTCAGTAGCAGATGGGAAAATCAAGATAGTTACCTAAGATGATTTGTGAAGGTGACAGGCCATGGCCCAATGCTGTCTTCACTTACTGTGAACACTCTCTTAGCATGCCTCCTTCACTAGGAATCTGAGCTAACATAAATGCACCTCCGTAATTCTCAACACCCATCACTTAATCAGATCTGCCACTGGCAACTATGAGCCAAGATCCCACTTTCTGGGACtcacctttcttctttccatcttAGCAGGGCACCATGGCAAGATGATCAGCTGATGTATTGTGTTTGGTCATGTAGGTGTAAGGGCATGATTCCTGTCTGTATCCCTTTATCTGCTTTTATCATCCCTATCCCTTGCCAAAACAGCAGCATCAGAGGGGAATATGGAAGGAAATCACTAGATCTGTCATTTCTCCCAAATACACAATGATTACTTCAGCTGTATTTATAGCCTTAGAATTCACATTTTTTgaaacaagagaggaaaaattaacAAACACTCTTAAATGGAAGGAAAGGCTGTAAAAGTAGAGTGAGTACTCTTGACTGGGAAAATACCTGATtgtaacagagaagaaaggaaatgaaagagtaagatttttgtcaaaaaaaaaaaacaatcagagAAAATCTATTCCAAGTTTTCTCCCAGCCTTTCTAAAAAGATGAGAGGTTATGTGAAATACTATGCTTGGTTCTATGTGTGAAGCAGACAGACTTATATACACACACCTTTTATCCTTTGCAACAGCGTTCCATAGCCCATATCATATTGATAGGCAAATATAAAGCTCAGGGGAACTATTGgcagtaaaactcctgggttcttcttttttattgctctgttaaaaaaaaaaaaaagaaaagaaaaaaagaaggaaaaataagattatttaGGACATTCAGCACATCAGCAGTGTTAGTTTAGGTTGACCTTGACTGTCTAGGACTTGTGTATCCTTCTACAATCTCTAATCAAAGAAGAACAAGTCGAAGTCTTAATTTCATCAGAAGCATTCGTGTTCTGCTTGCCTTCTTGCTCAACTATCAACCcaaggttattaaaaaaaatattttaatatatctaACAAAACCAGGATTATCTAACTTGTGTAGCATGCACGTGCATATATCCATCCAGCCACATGCAACATGTAGCAATCAAGATACTATGTTCAGTTCCAAATGCATCTGAGTCCACAGAGAATGCATAATGCATAACATGCATTTAATCTGTCCTATGTACATAAACCCACAAATATTTCCTACATTTCCTCTAATCATTTTATAGCACAAGAAAAACATGttaccaaacaaaaaacctataAGGCAAGTTCTTCCCCATATAACACAGCTTTATTATCCACGTTTTTTTGCCCTTGGGTGAGTTTCTTGATTCAAATTTTAAGtgaacagatttcagaatatGTCCACTTGTTCACTGACATATTAAAAAACACAGATGATGGGGGATTTGCTCATTAATAGTTTATTAAATCACAATACAGACAGGAAAATAGCATGGCTTTTAAACAATTCCTCCTGTTCCACACacaacttttattttacattgaaCTTTTGGTACAATGATACTCAGCTGTATCACTTTACTGTCAGCTCACATGTCTCTGCTTTTATGTAAGTCTGCAGTACAGACATAACCAAAACACAACTGGAAGCAGACAGAAATCAGAGTCACTCTGTCATTTGATTAACCTCTGAGCAGTTACTGGATAAAAATAACTACCTCTTATAATGCAAAAGGAAGATCCAgcaatacagaaatataaatgtaatatatttatattttctattagGAAATAAACTTCATACCCAGCTGTTAAACCTACAGCAGCAAGTCCAAAAAATGTCccaaaatatttgagaaattcCCGTGTCCAAGCAATCTGCATGGCTGTTTGTCTCTCTCTCATCTGGTTCTGCATCAGTAGTTGCCTTTCCAGCTAAAGAAGGGACAGAGGTTAAACAAAATTAAGTcatccattttttattttaaagactgagTCAATCTCTCATTAGTCTATAAATCCAAAACACTAAGCAagaaggtttcttttttgttcttttatttcagttattcaTAGCTTTTGATTCAGAATGGTTGTCTTCAGTAATAACTCAGAATAGTTTATACCAAGAAATCATTTAGGTCAATTAGCAAATGCTTTAATGCAGAATCTTTCTCATGATGCTTCTCAAGgtcaagaaaaccaaaataccaGTGTTAGGTTTTGAGAGCTCCCCAAGTCTCAGCAGCACTCCCTAGGTTAAGGTTCTCTGACCTTTGAATTTCCATGGTGATTCAAAGGGTACTGTCTAGTTGCTTTCCAACTTATTCTGCTTGATTTTAATTTAGCCGATAGTATCTTTACAGTCAATGTTGACACCTCTTTGCCCTTTGAGGATTTCTCTTCTTTGTGATGCATCATAAAGCCAGTAACTCTTCTGAAACACCATAGTTTGCAAATATAGAAAAAACACAGGGAAGATATCAGATCTTTTAAAGCTACTGGAATACATATCAAAAGTCCATGAGAAAATACTTGTataactaaaattaaaaacaacagtgCAAAAAGTACAATCTAGACAGTATATGCAGTCATCAAAGTAGAACATTCTATTGTCCGTAAGAATAAAAAATCAGActattagattattttttttaaattacatgccTCATCTAAACATACTGGCATATTTCCATTAAATAAAGGTAAATTTAGTATTTCTTAAAAGTTCTTCTCTAGTGTACAGAACACCAAAAAGAACAATGGTCTTTCCTCCTTAGAGTGATGCAAAAAATAAGAATTGTGCCAAAAATAAGCAGACTGAAATCAGAGTACAGAAATTAGTTAACAAAATAAGAAGTCTGCTTCTTCCCATTACTGATTGTAACTCattttgagggaaaaaacagaataccTGAGTTGGTATGTCTAGCCTAGCTAACCGAGTTGCATAGGAAGTCCAACAAGATACAGGAAACAGAATACCAGCTGGCTAAAAAAGCATAttgtaggaaagaaagaacaaagagcGAATTCAGAAAGTTCTCTTCTCATGCACCtataaaagtaattaaatctgttcttttctcctgctttctaATTCAAGAATAATTTAAAGGATTTGTAATTACTTAAGGTTTCTACCCATTTATTCATCTCCATTACTATTGATTTAGCCTGAACAGAACAGTTTCTGTTAAATTGTTACTAATTATTTCGTCAGACTATGTTGATCTTGCTATCTTATTTACCATCTCATTCAGCACCTAGATAggtagaattaattttttagacagcataataaaaaaaggacagatCTAATTACATATAATTGTACACAGTAGGAAAAACAACATTCACGGTAGTCTCACAATACTGtttcatctgtttctctttcctcaaGACTTATATTGCAATCGTTGTTCTCACAAAAAATATCAACAGGCTCTACCTTCCTGATATCCATAATTTTCAGATTGCTTTTTTCAGAAGAAGTAATTATATAATGGCTGACAAACCACttaataaaatatcaaaataattaGATTTTGTCACCTATGAGACACTTGGAAATTCTAAAGTAAACAAGCACACTGGCCCTTAATTAGCTCCATTGTGGTCCCCAGTATCCTAAGCCTGGTAAATTGCTGAGGGTTAAGGTGACAAGATAAAATAATGACACGTAATATCAATTTAATGACCTCTATTTTCCCCTTCAATTTGCTTATGTGAGTAGTTTGCACACATGTGAAAATTATTAAGGGATCCTTTGTTCACTTGTCAGCACAGATAAGGAGCCTGTGCTTCTAAGATGCAGAGTATTACCCTAAATGAGCTTCAATTTGAAAAAGTACACAGGGAGGAAGTGGGACAGGGATATGCTCATGAAATACAGGTCTTGCTAAAAAAAAActtaacagagaagaaaaacagacagtTCAATATGCAGAGTGTAGAAAGAAGTAAGCAcggaataaaaagaaagctgtaagTTTAAATCCACAAACATAAACTAAAGCGTCCTAACatgatttctttaaaagcaaaacaaaaaacccctcacaCAAGTTGATAGCTTTTTGATAGCTCTTTAAAACCCaagtactgaaagaaaaagatactaAAGTCACAGACACTAAGGTCAAACAAACATCTTTCTGTAGGAGCCTGTTATATCAAATTTCAGAAGCCCAAGGATACTTTCATGTGTATCTACAagtaatttatataaataacttAATATAAATCAAAACAACTTGTTCTGTATATTATAAACAGCAGCTAGATAACATAATCAAACaatatttcatattcttttctaaccagaaggattttttttccacttaaaagaaacaaccctCAACTTTCTACATGGTACACCATCCAAAATaaggtgaggggaaaaaacagacagaaaaatgctCATAATTCCTTTCCTTTGAGCAAACTTCTTCAATGTGGATATAAAATCTTACCTAGATGAAACagaataatgtatttaaattacttttttaaaaaaagatgtgttGGAGGGAAGCTTTAGACTGATGAATCTTAGAGATGAGCACTTTATGTGTGCATGGGGAAATGTGGCATAGCCAGCCAAAAAAAGGGTTTCAGAGGAATCTTGATGCACAGAAGGCAGTAAAAAGTAGATCTAGTGACATTTAgctaaattaattatttaattcttGCTATTACTGAAGTTGCATGATGTTACAATGAACAGTTTACTGTACAAGATCTATTTTGTCCATAAACTTACAAGGTAGCACCAAGAAAGCACTGAGATATTTACAGGGATGCTAAGTAATCTACATTACTGCTGaagaagtttcattttaaatatatttttatttagtcatTAGTTATATGGGGAAAATCTAATACTAACACACAAACATCACTAAATGTGCTCCAAAATCTCTCTGAACCTATGCTATTTTATGCCAAACCCAGGAATACCTCTCCCAAATGCCAGACATGCCCTTTGCTCTGTCAttctttattctgaaaaaatctTCATTCTTGCCTTCCATTTCCAAGATCAGTTTTGTCACTTGGCATAGTTTCATCTTGCCAGAACAAAAGACTATAGTGCTGTAGCCGTAGGACTGCAATGGGAATCTGCATAATGAAGAGATTTAGTCAGTGTTCCAGGGCAATTCCACAGTGACTTCGCTAAATTTCAAGCTTTCCttaaggaaagggaaaactggGCAACAATTAAGGACAAAATTGACCCAGAATATACTGTTTCATCACACAACTTAAACTTATAGCCACTGCGCTGCTGAATGACATGGGGCAATGCTGCTGTCACATTCCACGTGTGGGCTCCAACAACACGTGTTCAGTATGACAGGGAACACCCATCTGGCAGACTCTGACAGAGCAGACATAAGGCAGGGCACCTACCTACCCTGTGTCAACAAAGACTACTTTAATATGTCCGGACCCAACACCTGATCAGCTAAATAGGTTTATAAGCAATGTTTGACAATAAGAGTATATGCATTTAAATGAACTTTGGATGCTCTAAGTTGCAAAATTAAGCACCTACATGGGCACTC contains the following coding sequences:
- the PLGRKT gene encoding plasminogen receptor (KT) isoform X2, producing MGFVFSKSVNDSLKAQQEFMVMNSRLQLERQLLMQNQMRERQTAMQIAWTREFLKYFGTFFGLAAVGLTAGAIKKKNPGVLLPIVPLSFIFAYQYDMGYGTLLQRIKDEAENILDTQSTLLQLPKGPLTYEDLEKIRRSQSKFFIEK
- the PLGRKT gene encoding plasminogen receptor (KT) isoform X1, with protein sequence MMHHKEEKSSKGKEVSTLTVKILSAKLKSSRISWKATRQYPLNHHGNSKLERQLLMQNQMRERQTAMQIAWTREFLKYFGTFFGLAAVGLTAGAIKKKNPGVLLPIVPLSFIFAYQYDMGYGTLLQRIKDEAENILDTQSTLLQLPKGPLTYEDLEKIRRSQSKFFIEK